From a region of the Armatimonas rosea genome:
- a CDS encoding arsenate reductase ArsC: MKTVLFVCVHNAGRSQMAEAFVNHYAKERGLAVVGESAGTVAGTQINPVAVEVMAELGISMAAQSPKQLTQELADRADKKITMGCGVDADACPARIFFTEDWGLDDPKGQPIEKVREIRDQIKARVETLLAELA, from the coding sequence ATGAAGACCGTGCTCTTTGTCTGTGTCCACAACGCCGGACGCTCCCAGATGGCGGAGGCCTTTGTCAATCACTACGCCAAGGAGCGTGGCCTCGCGGTGGTGGGTGAGTCGGCGGGAACGGTGGCGGGGACCCAGATCAACCCGGTTGCTGTCGAGGTCATGGCGGAGCTCGGTATCTCCATGGCCGCTCAGAGCCCCAAGCAGCTCACCCAAGAGCTCGCAGATCGGGCGGACAAGAAGATCACGATGGGCTGTGGAGTGGACGCGGATGCCTGTCCCGCACGCATCTTCTTCACCGAGGACTGGGGCCTAGACGATCCCAAGGGCCAGCCGATCGAGAAGGTGCGCGAGATTCGGGACCAGATAAAGGCCCGTGTTGAGACCCTCCTGGCAGAGCTTGCATGA
- a CDS encoding ArsI/CadI family heavy metal resistance metalloenzyme yields MAAAKTHVSLNVSDVIRSVAFYEAFFGVPAHKIRPGYANFDLETPALKLALNQSALPATGGALNHLGVVLDSVEAVQAARERLTAAGLVSLDEGDTVCCHARQEKVWAQDPDGNSWEIYTILDDMMDGAFEAPPQAGAEPAGCCTPQARGLSLTMAKTGCGCS; encoded by the coding sequence ATGGCTGCTGCTAAGACCCATGTCTCGCTCAATGTGAGCGATGTGATACGATCGGTCGCTTTCTACGAGGCGTTTTTTGGTGTCCCTGCCCATAAAATCCGCCCCGGCTACGCCAACTTTGACCTGGAGACCCCAGCACTCAAGCTGGCTCTCAACCAGAGCGCACTCCCTGCTACAGGCGGTGCCCTCAACCACCTGGGTGTGGTCCTAGACTCGGTGGAGGCGGTGCAGGCCGCCCGAGAGCGCCTGACCGCTGCCGGGCTCGTCTCCCTGGATGAGGGGGACACTGTCTGCTGCCATGCCCGCCAAGAAAAGGTCTGGGCACAGGACCCCGATGGCAATTCCTGGGAGATCTACACGATCCTGGACGACATGATGGACGGCGCTTTTGAGGCACCTCCTCAGGCAGGGGCGGAGCCCGCAGGGTGCTGTACTCCCCAGGCACGTGGGCTGAGCCTGACGATGGCAAAGACGGGGTGTGGCTGCTCATGA
- a CDS encoding ArsR/SmtB family transcription factor, with amino-acid sequence MTDEQLTTAFKALGDPTRLAIFQCLRDCCPTAAIEEDGGIRPTVGPTVGEVCCKITGAEKITSTVSAHLKELRLAGLITMEKRGKFVVCALNPSTVAALAAFLGEKPHGCC; translated from the coding sequence ATGACAGACGAACAGCTTACCACCGCCTTTAAAGCCCTCGGGGACCCGACCCGCTTGGCGATCTTTCAGTGCCTGCGCGACTGCTGCCCAACCGCCGCCATAGAGGAAGATGGCGGGATTCGTCCCACGGTCGGCCCCACAGTCGGTGAGGTCTGCTGCAAGATCACCGGTGCGGAGAAGATCACCTCCACGGTCTCGGCCCATCTTAAGGAGCTACGGCTCGCGGGGCTTATCACGATGGAGAAGCGTGGCAAGTTTGTTGTCTGTGCCCTCAATCCCTCAACCGTCGCGGCGCTTGCCGCATTTCTAGGAGAAAAACCCCATGGCTGCTGCTAA
- a CDS encoding cytochrome-c peroxidase: MESKDLLTPRRRRVLSLLFTLQAFALVATGGCGGGGGTAATPTPAPTAAPTATPSPTPTPGATATPTPTPDPGGTPTPTPTPTPTPTPSPTPTPTPTPTPTPTPTPTPTPTPTPTPTPDPFAGTKEYTTIDVTNLFNYANPTYPVHYDATVQGQNNTPANNQLTDRGATLGRVLFFDPRLSRNNTVACATCHSQNQGFTDNKTLSTGFEGGQTGAHAMRIANARFYTGMQMFWDKRAASLEAQATQPIQNSVEMGFDTANGGMSALITKMNTLPYYPELFKWVFGDSTITEDRIQRAIAQYERSMVSVNSRFDTEFAKVFNPGQPNANIGARFTGYTDQEERGKQVYLLAPNQGGAGCAGCHTIPTFSLTANSRSNGLDAGETRIFKSPSLKNIAVTGPYMHDGRFTTLGQVVDHYIGGVKDGPALDNRLKGPGGVPQRLNISGEDRDALIAFLRTLTDNSILSDPKFSNPFKK, translated from the coding sequence ATGGAATCAAAAGACTTGCTCACCCCTCGGCGGCGACGCGTCCTCTCTCTGCTCTTTACCCTGCAAGCCTTTGCTCTCGTTGCCACGGGCGGCTGTGGCGGGGGCGGTGGGACGGCGGCGACGCCCACTCCTGCCCCCACGGCCGCTCCAACCGCGACACCGAGCCCCACCCCGACACCGGGAGCCACCGCGACACCCACGCCCACACCGGACCCGGGCGGCACGCCCACCCCCACGCCGACGCCAACCCCGACTCCCACCCCAAGTCCGACACCGACGCCGACGCCAACTCCCACCCCAACACCGACGCCGACCCCAACGCCCACGCCGACTCCTACTCCCACCCCCACGCCAGACCCGTTTGCGGGGACCAAAGAGTACACGACGATCGACGTGACGAACCTCTTTAACTACGCCAACCCCACCTACCCGGTGCACTACGATGCCACTGTGCAGGGGCAGAACAACACGCCCGCCAACAACCAGCTCACCGACCGGGGCGCGACTCTGGGACGCGTCCTCTTCTTCGATCCCCGCCTGAGCCGCAACAACACGGTCGCCTGTGCCACCTGCCACAGCCAAAACCAAGGCTTCACCGACAACAAGACACTCAGCACGGGCTTCGAGGGCGGCCAGACAGGGGCGCACGCCATGCGGATCGCCAATGCACGCTTCTACACCGGGATGCAGATGTTCTGGGACAAGCGCGCCGCCAGCCTGGAGGCCCAGGCCACCCAGCCGATCCAGAACTCGGTCGAGATGGGCTTCGATACCGCCAACGGAGGAATGTCCGCGCTCATCACCAAGATGAACACCCTCCCCTACTACCCCGAGCTCTTCAAGTGGGTCTTTGGCGATAGCACTATCACGGAGGACCGTATCCAGCGCGCCATCGCCCAGTACGAGCGCAGCATGGTCTCGGTGAATAGCCGCTTCGACACGGAGTTCGCCAAGGTCTTCAACCCGGGGCAACCCAATGCCAATATCGGGGCGCGCTTCACGGGCTACACCGACCAAGAGGAGCGCGGCAAGCAGGTCTATCTCCTCGCACCCAACCAGGGTGGGGCGGGCTGTGCGGGCTGCCACACGATCCCGACCTTCTCGCTTACCGCCAACTCGCGCAGCAATGGCCTCGATGCCGGCGAGACCCGCATCTTTAAGTCGCCGTCGCTGAAGAACATCGCGGTCACCGGCCCCTACATGCACGATGGGCGCTTCACCACTCTCGGGCAGGTGGTGGACCACTATATCGGGGGGGTAAAAGACGGTCCCGCGCTCGACAACCGGCTCAAGGGGCCGGGGGGCGTCCCACAGCGCCTGAATATCTCCGGGGAGGACAGGGATGCGCTGATCGCGTTCCTGCGCACGCTGACCGACAACTCCATCCTCAGCGATCCCAAGTTCTCCAATCCGTTCAAGAAGTAG
- a CDS encoding NIPSNAP family protein, with the protein MNDKRCYELRIYTAGEGKLDALNARFRNHTLGLFKKHGMTNVGYWMPLENPERKLYYILSFPSREFRDAAFKAFGADPEWQAVYKESEKDGRLAVKVESQFLHTLDFSPKLPAKSARQPRAFELRTYFASPGNLARLQNRFRQHTLKLFEKHKMTNIAYWELDPDQKGADNTLVYLMAYPNEAARKASWDTFRTDPAWLAAREASEREAGGMLTLKDGGVVSVPLAPTDYSPLQ; encoded by the coding sequence ATGAACGACAAGCGCTGCTACGAGCTTCGCATCTACACGGCGGGGGAGGGCAAGCTCGATGCCCTCAATGCCCGCTTCCGCAACCACACGCTGGGGCTCTTTAAGAAACATGGCATGACCAATGTAGGCTACTGGATGCCGCTGGAGAACCCGGAGCGCAAGCTCTATTACATCCTCTCGTTCCCCAGCCGGGAGTTTCGGGATGCCGCCTTCAAGGCCTTCGGTGCCGACCCCGAGTGGCAGGCGGTCTACAAAGAGTCCGAAAAAGACGGCCGGCTCGCTGTTAAGGTGGAGTCGCAGTTTCTGCACACGCTGGATTTCTCGCCCAAGCTCCCTGCCAAGTCCGCACGCCAGCCACGGGCCTTTGAGCTCCGGACCTACTTTGCCTCGCCGGGGAATCTGGCGCGGCTCCAGAACCGCTTTCGGCAGCACACGCTCAAGCTCTTTGAGAAGCACAAGATGACCAATATCGCCTACTGGGAGCTCGACCCGGATCAAAAAGGCGCGGACAACACCCTGGTCTATCTCATGGCCTACCCCAATGAAGCCGCCCGAAAAGCATCGTGGGACACCTTCCGCACCGACCCGGCCTGGCTCGCGGCGCGGGAGGCATCGGAGAGAGAGGCGGGCGGGATGCTGACCCTCAAAGACGGTGGCGTGGTCTCGGTGCCGCTTGCTCCTACGGACTACTCACCCCTCCAGTAA
- a CDS encoding DUF1553 domain-containing protein, whose amino-acid sequence MRRTVWGVGMGAGLLAASFAVGAAPGTQKPAAPVVGKLSYNKDIRPILAENCFPCHGPDSAARKASLRLDRLADARARGAIVPGDPLASEILRRVRLPQSDALTMPPAAGHKRLTPEQVTLLTRWIGEGAPYEQHWSYLPPRPQTPPKVKNAAWVRNPIDAFVLAKLEEKGLSPAPEADRRTLARRLSLDLTGLPPEPADVEAFVADRAPNAYEKLVDKLMATPQWGEHRGRYWLDAARYADTHGIHFDNYREMWAYRDWVINAFNQNMRFDQFTIEQLAGDLLPEPTLDQRIATGFTRCNITTNEGGSIDEEVKVMYTRDRTETAAQVWLGSTAGCAVCHDHKFDPISQKDFYSLSAFFNNTTQNAMDGNIKDTPPIIQVPVNADRPRFMALQRELAEAKKATEARKATAKADFDKWLTSTTRTALAAPTEGLVFQAKLDEGKGKELAAIRDGQPAKYPILGGGASWGDGQLAEKAFVKKPGGPVELPEVGDFENNQAFTCSAWIKLPQGNSGGAIMARMDDGNDYRGWDLWVEGNKVGSHIIHKWPDDALKVVTQEALTVGVWHLVTLTYDGSLKRSGMKVYVDGIEKATDAQAENLKGSIKTTVPFKLAQRHNTAPIEGLALQDLRLYKRALAANEVAALLALRSDYLLALGSDKLKPAQRDELFSGWLASGDPVYKQLSSKLASLQSEEAAIKGRGTVAHVANEKPGMPEAYVLFRGEYDKRRDKVTPMTPAALPAMSPALPKNRLGLAKWLLAPGHPLTARVTVNRYWQELFGTGLVKTAGDFGITGELPSHPELLDWLALDFQRDWNVKRFFKQLVMSSTYRQAALLTPEKRAKDRDNRLLSRGPRFRMDGEMVRDYALATSGLLVKKIGGASVKPYQPDGVWEAVAMIGSNTRDYRRDTGENLYRRSMYTLWKRAAPPASMELFNAPNRETCTVKRERTNTPLQALVTLNDIQFVEAARQLATNSLKSGNALDYLSHRLLARPLTATERVITETSLDELKAHYDSHPKEARELITFGESKPDPSLNTAQLAAWTMLANQMLNLDEVLNK is encoded by the coding sequence ATGCGCAGAACCGTTTGGGGAGTTGGCATGGGGGCCGGGCTGCTGGCCGCCTCGTTTGCAGTAGGAGCCGCGCCAGGGACACAGAAACCAGCGGCACCGGTGGTGGGCAAGCTATCCTACAACAAAGACATCCGGCCGATCTTGGCGGAGAACTGCTTCCCCTGCCACGGCCCAGACTCAGCCGCGCGCAAAGCCAGCCTGCGCCTGGATCGGCTGGCGGATGCGCGGGCGCGGGGGGCGATCGTCCCGGGAGACCCCCTGGCGAGCGAGATACTGCGCCGGGTGCGGCTTCCCCAGAGCGATGCCCTCACCATGCCCCCCGCCGCGGGCCACAAGCGCCTGACACCCGAGCAAGTCACGCTCCTGACCCGCTGGATCGGGGAGGGCGCACCGTACGAGCAGCACTGGAGCTACCTGCCGCCCAGGCCCCAGACCCCGCCCAAGGTGAAGAATGCCGCCTGGGTAAGGAACCCCATCGATGCCTTTGTGCTGGCCAAGCTGGAGGAGAAGGGGCTCTCGCCCGCACCGGAAGCCGACCGGCGGACCCTGGCGCGGCGGCTCTCGCTGGACCTGACGGGCCTGCCGCCCGAGCCCGCCGATGTCGAGGCGTTTGTGGCCGATAGAGCGCCCAATGCCTACGAGAAGCTGGTGGATAAGCTCATGGCGACCCCGCAGTGGGGCGAGCACCGCGGGCGCTACTGGCTCGATGCGGCACGCTACGCCGACACGCACGGGATTCACTTCGACAACTACCGCGAGATGTGGGCCTACCGGGACTGGGTGATCAATGCCTTCAACCAGAACATGCGCTTCGACCAGTTCACCATCGAGCAACTCGCCGGCGACTTACTCCCAGAACCCACTCTCGATCAGCGGATCGCCACGGGCTTCACGCGCTGCAACATCACCACCAACGAGGGCGGCTCGATCGACGAAGAAGTCAAGGTGATGTACACCCGGGACCGCACCGAGACCGCGGCGCAGGTCTGGCTGGGGAGCACGGCGGGCTGCGCGGTCTGCCACGACCATAAGTTCGACCCGATTAGCCAGAAAGATTTCTATAGCCTCTCCGCGTTCTTTAACAACACGACCCAGAACGCCATGGACGGCAATATCAAGGACACGCCGCCCATTATCCAGGTGCCGGTCAATGCGGACCGCCCACGCTTTATGGCGCTCCAGCGGGAGCTGGCCGAGGCGAAAAAAGCGACCGAGGCGCGCAAGGCCACCGCAAAAGCCGACTTCGACAAGTGGCTGACCTCCACGACACGCACCGCGCTGGCCGCTCCGACCGAGGGTCTGGTCTTCCAGGCGAAGCTCGATGAGGGCAAGGGCAAAGAACTCGCCGCGATCCGTGATGGACAGCCCGCAAAGTACCCCATCCTAGGTGGAGGCGCGAGCTGGGGCGACGGGCAGCTTGCCGAGAAGGCGTTTGTCAAGAAGCCCGGTGGCCCCGTCGAGCTCCCCGAGGTGGGCGACTTTGAGAACAACCAGGCGTTCACTTGCTCGGCGTGGATCAAGCTGCCACAGGGCAACTCCGGTGGTGCGATCATGGCGCGCATGGACGATGGCAATGACTACCGGGGCTGGGACCTGTGGGTCGAGGGCAATAAAGTGGGGAGCCATATCATCCATAAGTGGCCCGACGATGCCCTGAAAGTGGTCACGCAGGAGGCGCTCACGGTCGGAGTCTGGCACCTGGTGACCTTGACCTACGACGGTAGCCTGAAGCGCTCGGGGATGAAGGTCTATGTCGATGGTATCGAGAAAGCCACCGATGCCCAGGCCGAGAACCTAAAGGGAAGTATCAAGACGACTGTCCCCTTTAAGCTGGCCCAGCGCCACAACACCGCCCCGATCGAGGGACTGGCACTCCAGGACCTGCGGCTCTACAAGCGCGCACTCGCTGCCAACGAGGTTGCGGCGCTCCTGGCACTGCGCTCGGACTACCTGCTGGCGCTGGGCAGCGACAAGCTCAAGCCGGCACAACGCGACGAGCTGTTCTCGGGCTGGCTGGCATCGGGCGACCCGGTCTACAAGCAGCTCTCCAGCAAGCTCGCCAGCCTGCAGAGCGAGGAGGCGGCGATCAAGGGACGCGGAACCGTGGCCCATGTCGCCAATGAGAAGCCGGGGATGCCCGAGGCCTATGTGCTCTTCCGAGGAGAGTACGACAAGCGCCGCGATAAGGTGACCCCGATGACCCCGGCCGCGCTCCCCGCGATGAGCCCTGCGCTCCCCAAGAACCGTCTGGGGCTGGCCAAGTGGCTGCTCGCGCCGGGGCATCCGCTGACCGCGCGCGTGACGGTCAACCGCTACTGGCAGGAGCTCTTTGGCACTGGCCTGGTTAAGACCGCAGGCGACTTTGGGATCACCGGCGAGCTGCCCAGCCACCCTGAGCTTCTGGACTGGCTCGCCCTGGATTTCCAGCGCGACTGGAATGTCAAGCGCTTCTTCAAGCAGCTGGTGATGAGCAGTACCTACCGCCAGGCCGCGCTCCTCACGCCGGAGAAACGCGCCAAAGACCGCGACAACCGCCTGCTCTCCCGTGGCCCGCGCTTCCGCATGGACGGTGAGATGGTGCGCGACTACGCGCTAGCGACCAGTGGTCTCTTGGTCAAGAAGATCGGGGGCGCGAGCGTGAAGCCCTACCAGCCCGATGGGGTCTGGGAGGCGGTGGCGATGATCGGCTCCAACACCCGCGACTATCGAAGAGATACCGGCGAGAATCTCTACCGCCGCTCGATGTACACCCTCTGGAAGCGCGCCGCCCCGCCGGCATCGATGGAGCTCTTCAACGCCCCCAACCGCGAGACCTGCACCGTCAAGCGCGAGCGTACCAACACGCCCCTGCAAGCCCTCGTGACCCTCAACGACATCCAGTTTGTGGAGGCGGCGCGGCAGCTTGCGACCAACTCGCTCAAGAGCGGCAATGCGCTGGACTATCTCTCTCACCGCCTGCTGGCCCGCCCGCTCACAGCCACAGAGCGCGTCATCACGGAGACAAGCCTAGATGAGCTCAAAGCCCACTACGACTCCCACCCGAAAGAAGCGCGGGAGCTCATCACCTTCGGCGAGTCCAAGCCCGACCCGAGCCTCAACACGGCCCAGCTCGCCGCCTGGACCATGCTCGCCAATCAGATGCTCAACCTAGATGAGGTACTAAACAAATGA
- a CDS encoding DUF1501 domain-containing protein yields the protein MTYEKEPIDPLIAEWVRLETRRQFLRQGANALGMAALAALGGEAFAKPQISPTRGGQGAKYKTVPGALPKLHFAPKAKHVIYLHMVGGPPQMDLFDYKPEMVKMYDKDLPESIRKGQRLTTMTSGQARFPIAPSKFAFKQHGKSGMWLSELLPNLATKVDDICFIRSMHTEAINHEPAITYMQTGNQVTGRPCLGAWTSYGLGSMNSDLPTFVVLVAQPSNTDQVQAISARLWQSGYLPGEHAACSFRAAGDPILYINNPPGVDPTVRRQTLNGLKALNQLTYQTVGDEETHTRIAQYELAFRMQASVPELTDMKNEPESTYQLYGDAAKKPGSFAYTALMARRMVERGVRFVQVYLNNWDTHANVAGRLPSQCKDIDQACAGLIQDLKNRGLFDETLIIWGGEFGRTIYSQGGLSKENYGRDHHPRCFTMWMAGGGSKGGTVYGETDDFSYNIVKDPCDVHDFHATVLRLLGIDHERFTYKYQGLDQRLTGVEPAKVIKELIA from the coding sequence ATGACGTACGAAAAAGAACCGATCGATCCGCTGATTGCGGAGTGGGTGCGCCTGGAGACCCGGCGGCAGTTTCTGCGCCAGGGAGCCAATGCGCTCGGAATGGCCGCGCTGGCGGCGCTAGGCGGCGAGGCCTTTGCAAAACCGCAAATTTCCCCCACGCGTGGGGGCCAGGGGGCGAAGTACAAAACGGTGCCAGGGGCGCTGCCCAAGCTGCACTTCGCGCCCAAGGCCAAGCATGTCATCTACCTGCACATGGTCGGGGGGCCGCCGCAGATGGACCTCTTTGACTACAAGCCGGAGATGGTCAAGATGTACGACAAGGACCTCCCCGAGTCGATCCGCAAGGGCCAGCGCCTCACCACTATGACCAGTGGACAGGCACGCTTCCCGATCGCGCCCAGCAAGTTCGCCTTTAAGCAGCACGGCAAGAGCGGGATGTGGCTCTCGGAGCTACTGCCGAACCTGGCGACTAAGGTCGATGACATCTGCTTCATCCGCTCGATGCACACCGAGGCGATCAACCACGAGCCCGCGATTACCTACATGCAGACCGGCAACCAGGTGACCGGGCGGCCGTGTCTGGGGGCGTGGACCAGCTACGGGCTGGGCTCGATGAACTCGGACCTGCCGACCTTTGTGGTGCTGGTGGCGCAGCCCAGCAACACCGACCAGGTGCAGGCGATCTCCGCGCGGCTCTGGCAGTCGGGCTACCTGCCGGGCGAGCACGCGGCCTGCTCGTTTCGGGCGGCGGGGGACCCGATCCTCTACATCAACAACCCGCCTGGAGTCGATCCCACGGTGCGCCGCCAGACCCTCAATGGCCTCAAGGCGCTCAACCAGCTGACCTACCAGACAGTCGGGGACGAGGAGACCCACACCCGGATCGCGCAGTACGAGCTGGCGTTTCGCATGCAGGCATCGGTCCCCGAGCTCACCGACATGAAGAACGAGCCCGAGAGCACCTACCAGCTCTACGGCGATGCCGCCAAGAAGCCGGGGAGCTTTGCCTACACCGCTCTGATGGCCCGCCGCATGGTCGAGCGAGGCGTCCGCTTTGTCCAGGTCTACCTCAACAACTGGGACACCCACGCCAATGTCGCTGGCCGGCTTCCGAGCCAGTGCAAGGATATCGACCAGGCTTGCGCAGGGCTGATCCAGGACCTCAAGAACCGGGGCCTCTTCGACGAGACCCTGATTATCTGGGGCGGGGAGTTCGGGCGGACGATCTACTCTCAGGGCGGGCTCTCGAAGGAGAACTACGGCCGTGACCACCACCCGCGCTGCTTCACGATGTGGATGGCGGGCGGCGGCTCGAAGGGCGGGACTGTCTACGGCGAGACCGACGACTTCTCCTACAATATCGTCAAAGACCCCTGCGATGTCCACGACTTCCACGCCACAGTGCTAAGATTGCTCGGCATCGACCACGAGCGCTTTACCTACAAGTACCAGGGGCTGGACCAGCGGCTCACAGGCGTGGAGCCCGCCAAGGTCATCAAAGAGCTGATTGCGTGA
- a CDS encoding NF038122 family metalloprotease, which translates to MRLRLVRLGVPLLVCLGLASTAHAQLVFNFIDPNNIQASAPQAYNGFVQAASRWSALFTDNVTVNLQIGYQAMSSLGVTSTTDVSFSYASVRSALGSDALSITDALAVANLPNVSGGTAFNLMLNYTNNNPNGVGSPTAYLDNDGDANNTTILMTKANAKALGLLPGTNSAVDGTILFSSSFTFDFDPSDGVTAGAYDFVGIATHEIGHALGFFSGVDELDTRSTGTFHDDDFFQYVYPLDLYRRSALSLSTGGNSTIDFTAGASNAYFSLDGGVTNQGLFSTGRIHGDGRQASHWKDSLGLGIMDPTAAQGELLAITGRDIQAFDAIGWNLSPAASAPEPGALALALLGASGLLVMRRVRRAGR; encoded by the coding sequence ATGCGTCTTCGTCTTGTACGCCTCGGAGTTCCCCTTCTTGTCTGTCTGGGGCTAGCCAGCACGGCGCATGCCCAGCTGGTCTTTAACTTTATCGACCCCAACAATATCCAGGCAAGTGCTCCCCAGGCCTACAATGGGTTTGTCCAGGCCGCCAGCCGCTGGTCCGCGCTGTTTACCGACAATGTCACGGTGAACCTGCAGATTGGCTACCAGGCCATGAGCTCGCTGGGCGTCACCAGCACCACCGATGTGTCGTTTAGCTACGCCAGTGTGCGGAGCGCTCTGGGCAGCGATGCCCTCTCCATCACCGATGCGCTGGCCGTGGCGAACCTGCCCAATGTGAGCGGCGGGACCGCCTTCAACCTGATGCTCAACTACACCAACAACAACCCCAATGGGGTGGGCAGCCCGACCGCGTACCTAGACAACGATGGCGATGCCAACAACACCACTATCCTCATGACCAAGGCAAACGCCAAGGCACTGGGGCTCCTGCCGGGAACCAATAGCGCGGTCGATGGCACGATCCTGTTTAGTAGCTCCTTCACCTTTGACTTCGATCCTAGCGATGGAGTCACCGCAGGGGCCTACGACTTTGTGGGGATCGCGACCCACGAGATCGGGCATGCCCTGGGGTTTTTCAGTGGAGTCGATGAACTGGACACCCGCAGCACGGGGACCTTCCACGACGATGACTTCTTTCAGTATGTCTACCCTCTGGACCTCTACCGCCGCTCGGCGCTGAGCCTCTCCACGGGGGGCAACTCGACCATAGACTTTACCGCGGGTGCCTCGAACGCCTACTTTTCCCTCGACGGCGGCGTCACCAACCAGGGGCTCTTCTCCACCGGGCGCATCCACGGCGATGGGCGGCAGGCGAGCCACTGGAAAGATAGTTTGGGATTGGGGATCATGGACCCCACCGCGGCACAGGGCGAGCTGCTGGCGATCACCGGGCGCGATATCCAGGCCTTTGATGCCATCGGCTGGAACCTCTCTCCCGCCGCCAGTGCCCCCGAGCCGGGAGCGCTGGCGCTGGCGCTGCTAGGGGCCTCGGGGCTACTGGTCATGCGGCGCGTGCGACGAGCTGGACGATAA